In the Solanum pennellii chromosome 5, SPENNV200 genome, one interval contains:
- the LOC107019161 gene encoding peroxidase 39-like has protein sequence MNMINAIRKMAGKARIFAGLFLICIVLPSLASAFVDHLPEVGQVNDNNDVPIHVSTVAHFSENQVKEALIRRAKAVQDLWANFGNDDKNDVAKEDAAPVTPTPVDSTPTTTPVDPTPTPVDPTPNPGPVNPVPADPTPNPVPANNVPAGYPGATQGPPVAMGYGGAPITQNPSDQQTVPEQAGAAQNHPTPEEIKEQRKHAGLQVGFYDNTCPNAEKIIKDGMNRAFGNDSSMAAPIGRLLFHDCFVNGCDASILLDKTPSGARVEKLAPTNGATIRGFELIDEIKAELEAECPGIVSCSDLLVYLSRDAFVVSGVPHYDVPGGRRDGMESLEANVIGNLPLPDNTVDKMIDLFKKKGLTEEDLVVLIGAHSIGVAHCFSFRYRVDDPVKATMVDPRLAGVVKFACTTPMSTLAFDTTTQYKMDSIYYKQLSGKRALLESDALLNEDPRTKDFIQKFGDDENGWFIKFGKAMNKLTSIQVLTGDQGQIRKQCRFVN, from the exons ATGAACATGATTAATGCTATTAGAAAGATGGCAGGGAAGGCGAGGATTTTCGCTGGTCTTTTTCTTATTTGCATTGTCCTCCCTTCGCTGGCCTCAGCGTTTGTAGATCATCTACCTGAAGTTGGCCAAGTAAACGATAACAATGATGTACCGATCCATGTTAGTACTGTTGCTCACTTCAGCGAAAATCAAGTTAAGGAGGCATTGATAAGAAGGGCAAAGGCAGTGCAAGATCTGTGGGCAAATTTTGGTAATGATGATAAGAATGATGTAGCTAAAGAAGATGCTGCACCTGTAACTCCAACGCCTGTTGATTCAACACCTACAACTACACCTGTTGATCCAACTCCAACGCCTGTTGATCCAACACCTAATCCTGGGCCTGTTAACCCTGTTCCAGCTGATCCAACACCTAATCCTGTGCCTGCTAACAATGTACCTGCAGGATATCCAGGAGCAACTCAAGGGCCGCCTGTGGCGATGGGATATGGGGGTGCACCTATAACACAAAATCCATCAGACCAACAAACTGTGCCTGAACAGGCAGGTGCTGCTCAGAACCATCCAACACCGGAAGAAATTAAAGAGCAGCGCAAACATGCTGGATTACAAGTGGGATTTTACGATAACACTTGCCCGAATGCTGAGAAGATCATTAAGGATGGAATGAACAGAGCTTTTGGGAATGATTCCAGCATGGCTGCTCCAATTGGGCGTCTTCTGTTCCATGATTGCTTTGTCAAT GGATGTGATGCGTCTATACTCTTAGACAAGACACCAAGTGGTGCAAGGGTAGAAAAACTTGCCCCCACCAATGGTGCAACAATTAGGGGATTTGAACTCATTGACGAGATCAAGGCTGAGCTTGAGGCAGAATGCCCTGGCATAGTCTCATGCTCTGATCTTTTGGTATACTTGTCAAGGGATGCCTTTGTTGTATCAGGTGTCCCTCACTACGACGTGCCTGGTGGACGTCGTGATGGAATGGAATCCCTTGAAGCAAATGTTATTGGAAACCTCCCGCTTCCTGATAATACAGTGGACAAGATGATTGACCTGTTCAAAAAGAAAGGCCTGACTGAAGAGGATTTGGTTGTCCTAATTGGTGCCCACTCCATTGGAGTAGCCCACTGTTTCAGCTTCCGTTACAGAGTGGATGATCCAGTGAAGGCTACTATGGTAGATCCAAGACTCGCGGGAGTTGTGAAATTCGCATGTACCACCCCAATGAGTACTCTGGCTTTTGATACCACCACACAGTACAAGATGGACTCCATTTATTACAAACAGCTGTCGGGGAAGAGAGCATTGCTTGAATCTGATGCACTTCTGAATGAAGATCCCAGAACAAAGGACTTTATCCAGAAG